One Candidatus Kinetoplastibacterium oncopeltii TCC290E genomic region harbors:
- a CDS encoding CvpA family protein, with protein sequence MNLFDYILTGVLLVSCITGYFRGFVRELFSFFSYFISFLLTILFAPDVNYFIERYIDSQLISICLSYLVVFFSVLLACSFINILISFFVVKTGMSSIDRALGVVFGVLRGLLLILLFLLCCSMLSTEYWFMDSVLVKPAMDLVYKIREFLLSEI encoded by the coding sequence GTGAATCTTTTTGATTATATCTTAACCGGTGTATTGCTGGTTTCTTGCATAACTGGATACTTTCGTGGTTTTGTAAGAGAGTTGTTTTCTTTTTTTTCTTATTTCATATCATTCTTATTAACTATATTATTTGCACCGGATGTTAATTATTTTATTGAAAGATACATAGACTCTCAGTTAATTAGCATTTGTTTATCTTATTTAGTTGTGTTTTTTTCTGTTTTATTAGCATGTAGTTTTATTAATATTTTAATATCATTCTTTGTCGTTAAGACAGGAATGTCCTCTATTGATCGTGCATTAGGTGTTGTCTTTGGAGTATTGCGTGGCTTATTATTGATTCTGTTATTTTTGTTATGTTGTAGTATGTTGTCCACAGAGTATTGGTTTATGGATTCAGTTCTCGTAAAACCAGCTATGGATCTAGTTTATAAAATTAGGGAATTTCTACTATCAGAGATTTAA
- the map gene encoding type I methionyl aminopeptidase, whose amino-acid sequence MGIIKNKNDLNKMRSACQDAAKILDFITNYVKPGVTTGYLDKLCLEYLTDELKVKSATVGYAPPGHSPFPGSICTSVNHQVCHGIPGNRILKNGDSLNIDVTIIKDGWYGDTSRMYYVGDQSIQSLRLSEITYECMWKGIQKVKNYARLGDVGHAIQKHAEEAGFSVVREFCGHGIGKNFHEDPQVLHYGKPNTGELLKTGMLITIEPMINAGKKGIKQLSDGWTIVTSDHSLSAQWEHTICVTDTGYEVLTLSSGTPKPPSFIDNRDIF is encoded by the coding sequence ATGGGTATTATTAAAAATAAAAATGATCTAAATAAAATGAGATCTGCTTGCCAGGATGCTGCAAAGATATTAGATTTCATAACAAATTATGTAAAACCAGGAGTTACAACAGGATATTTAGATAAATTATGTCTTGAATATCTAACAGATGAACTGAAAGTTAAATCAGCAACTGTCGGTTACGCTCCACCAGGACATTCGCCTTTCCCAGGATCAATATGTACTTCCGTAAATCATCAAGTATGTCATGGAATTCCTGGCAATAGAATTTTAAAAAATGGTGACTCTTTGAATATAGACGTTACTATCATAAAAGACGGATGGTATGGTGATACAAGCAGAATGTACTATGTAGGTGATCAATCAATACAATCGTTGAGACTATCAGAAATAACATATGAATGCATGTGGAAAGGCATACAGAAAGTAAAAAATTATGCCAGATTAGGCGATGTTGGGCACGCCATACAAAAACATGCTGAAGAAGCAGGTTTTTCCGTAGTAAGAGAATTTTGTGGTCATGGAATCGGAAAAAATTTTCATGAAGATCCACAAGTGCTTCACTATGGGAAACCTAATACCGGAGAATTATTAAAAACTGGTATGCTAATTACAATAGAACCAATGATAAATGCAGGAAAAAAAGGAATAAAACAATTGTCAGATGGATGGACAATAGTAACAAGCGATCATAGTCTTTCTGCACAGTGGGAGCATACAATATGCGTAACTGATACCGGATATGAAGTTTTAACTTTGTCATCAGGAACACCAAAACCACCATCATTTATTGATAATCGAGATATATTTTAA
- a CDS encoding MarC family protein — protein sequence MLLSEFLSPLTKSFLFTFGTLLPFLNPPAIAPIFLSMTENASPDTRLMLAKKVASNVAIMLVATLLIGNAILALFGISLPIVRLGGGTLIIFSAWNLITSSDEGKSIVDEKQELMSLEQANSRAFYPLTFPVAFGPGAISGAIAVGIYLIESTNSINTITMKLSGSVLAILLLSSILYICMKFSAQMLNKLGRSGTTVFMKLSSFIMLCLGVQICWAGVNELVRTFL from the coding sequence ATGCTACTTTCAGAATTCTTATCCCCCTTAACAAAAAGTTTTTTATTCACTTTTGGAACATTGCTTCCTTTTTTGAATCCACCAGCAATTGCTCCAATATTTCTTTCCATGACAGAAAATGCATCGCCGGATACAAGGTTAATGTTAGCAAAAAAAGTTGCTAGTAACGTAGCTATTATGCTAGTGGCTACATTATTGATTGGAAATGCTATATTAGCCTTATTTGGAATATCCTTACCAATTGTAAGGCTAGGTGGTGGAACATTAATAATATTCAGTGCCTGGAACCTTATAACTTCTTCAGACGAAGGAAAATCTATTGTAGATGAAAAACAAGAATTAATGAGTTTAGAGCAAGCAAATTCTCGAGCATTTTATCCTTTAACATTTCCTGTAGCTTTTGGGCCAGGAGCTATATCAGGTGCTATAGCAGTAGGTATTTATCTAATCGAGAGTACTAATAGTATTAATACAATAACCATGAAATTATCGGGGTCTGTTTTAGCTATACTTTTACTATCATCGATACTTTATATATGTATGAAATTTTCAGCGCAGATGTTAAATAAATTGGGACGAAGCGGTACTACTGTATTTATGAAGCTTTCTTCCTTTATTATGCTTTGTCTTGGAGTTCAAATTTGTTGGGCTGGTGTAAATGAATTAGTTAGAACTTTTCTATAA
- the purF gene encoding amidophosphoribosyltransferase, with translation MCGIVGVVGRSQVNQLLYDSLLLLQHRGQDAAGIATSDNRQFYLHKSHGLVRDVFRTHNMLSLPGNCGIGQVRYPTSGSNVNEQEAQPFYVNAPFGIMFAHNGNLTNWQELRESLFRVDLRHINTNSDSEVLLNVFANELQSAVHGVVLDENSIFQAISGVHRRVRGAYAVVSIISGYGLVAFRDVNGIRPLCIGRQETNKGTEWMVASESVALEGNGFTFVRDIDPGEAIFIDLDGNLFSKQCAENHKLSPCIFEYIYFSRPDSFMDRVPVYDARLKMGEYLAKKLTKYVNSGDIDVVIPIPDSSRPAAMQLAHSLNLDYREGLIKNRYVGRTFIMPGQAMRRKSVRQKLNTISMEFKNKNVLLVDDSIVRGTTSKEIVEMARSSGANKVYFASAAAQIKYQNVYGIDMPTQNELIAANRTDEEIAKFIGADALIYQDIEDMKKSITDINNSLTNFDASCFDGKYITGDIDSNYLANLSNSRVS, from the coding sequence ATGTGTGGAATAGTTGGTGTCGTGGGACGTAGTCAGGTAAATCAGCTGTTATATGATAGTTTGTTGCTTTTACAACATAGGGGGCAAGATGCAGCTGGTATAGCCACATCTGATAATAGGCAGTTTTATCTTCATAAATCACATGGTCTTGTGAGAGATGTTTTTCGTACCCATAATATGCTTTCTTTACCAGGTAATTGTGGTATAGGACAAGTAAGATATCCTACATCTGGATCTAATGTAAATGAACAAGAAGCACAACCATTTTATGTTAATGCACCTTTCGGTATTATGTTTGCGCATAATGGTAATTTGACTAACTGGCAAGAATTAAGAGAATCTTTATTTAGAGTTGATTTGCGACATATAAACACTAATTCTGATTCAGAAGTTCTGCTTAATGTGTTTGCTAATGAATTACAATCAGCTGTTCATGGAGTTGTTCTTGATGAAAATTCAATTTTCCAAGCTATATCTGGTGTTCATAGACGGGTAAGAGGTGCTTATGCCGTTGTATCAATTATTTCAGGTTATGGATTAGTTGCTTTCCGTGACGTTAATGGTATACGTCCACTATGTATTGGAAGACAGGAGACAAATAAGGGTACTGAATGGATGGTTGCATCAGAATCAGTTGCTTTAGAAGGTAATGGATTTACTTTTGTTCGTGATATAGATCCAGGTGAAGCTATATTTATAGATTTGGATGGTAATTTATTTAGTAAACAATGTGCAGAAAACCATAAACTTTCTCCATGTATATTTGAATATATATATTTCTCACGCCCTGATTCTTTTATGGATAGAGTTCCCGTGTATGATGCTAGACTAAAAATGGGTGAATATTTAGCTAAAAAATTAACTAAATATGTAAATTCCGGAGATATAGACGTTGTTATACCCATACCAGATTCTTCACGTCCTGCAGCAATGCAATTAGCTCATTCTTTGAACCTTGATTATCGTGAAGGTCTTATAAAGAACAGATACGTTGGAAGAACTTTTATTATGCCTGGTCAGGCTATGCGTAGGAAATCAGTTAGGCAGAAATTAAATACAATAAGTATGGAATTTAAGAATAAAAATGTTTTATTAGTAGATGATTCTATTGTTCGCGGTACTACTAGTAAAGAGATTGTAGAGATGGCACGCTCATCTGGAGCAAATAAAGTTTATTTTGCATCAGCTGCAGCTCAAATAAAGTATCAAAATGTTTATGGTATAGACATGCCTACTCAAAATGAGCTTATAGCTGCTAACAGAACAGACGAAGAGATTGCAAAATTCATAGGGGCAGATGCATTAATTTATCAGGATATTGAGGACATGAAGAAATCCATTACTGATATCAATAATTCTCTTACAAATTTTGATGCTTCTTGTTTTGATGGAAAATATATAACTGGGGATATAGATTCCAATTATTTAGCTAATTTAAGCAATAGTAGAGTATCTTAA
- a CDS encoding disulfide bond formation protein B has translation MQKTYRNKLFILVSILCFTSIFAALISQHVFDMKPCSWCIVQRFIFFIIGIVSFLGYYVRSDILSRIIAIIISALSVFGVWAAYMQKVSYSESLSCMTTPADTLINSTGFDSSIPWLFSVYSSCADDPVFLFGVEYFVWSLSLFVILAVIAISAAIRNTN, from the coding sequence ATGCAAAAGACTTATCGTAATAAATTATTTATTTTGGTTTCTATACTTTGCTTCACTTCGATATTCGCAGCTCTTATATCTCAACATGTATTTGATATGAAGCCATGTTCTTGGTGTATTGTACAACGTTTTATTTTTTTTATAATAGGGATTGTTTCATTCTTAGGCTACTATGTAAGAAGTGATATATTGTCTAGAATTATAGCTATAATAATATCAGCATTAAGTGTGTTTGGTGTATGGGCTGCATATATGCAAAAGGTATCTTATTCTGAGAGTTTATCATGTATGACAACACCAGCAGATACATTAATTAACAGCACAGGATTTGATTCATCAATTCCTTGGTTGTTTAGTGTATATTCATCATGTGCAGATGATCCTGTTTTCTTATTTGGTGTCGAATATTTCGTATGGAGCTTATCTTTATTTGTAATATTAGCAGTTATAGCAATATCAGCAGCTATAAGAAATACTAATTAA